The window ATTGCGAAGAGATCAGGAAGTGGCGCTCCATGCGCAGCCGTTCTTCCGGTGAGGCCTGCTCTGCCAAGCGGTCGAGGCGGTCGATCTGCTCTCTGACCAGCGTGTCGAACCAATCGCCGCCGTATGCGCTGATCCACTCTTGGTAGATCTCCTGTGCAGGCTTGCTGCCTTGCAGGCGATGGCCGATCTCTGCGTACAGCCAGTAGCAGGGCAGGAGGGCGGCGATGATCTCGCCGAGCGTGCCGGTGTGGCCGACCGCCAACAGGTGGGTGGTGTAGGCATATGCTGTCGGCGACGGTTCGAACGTGGCATGGTCTTCCGGCGAGATGCCAAGTCGCTTGGAGAAGTTCTCGTGCAGGGACAATTCCGCTTCGTAAGTGCCTTGTGCGTGCGCCGCCATGCGCGAGGAGGTGTAGAGGTCGGCCGCCTTCGCCGCGCCGAGCGCCTGCACTTTCGCGAAGACGGACAGGTAGTACGAGTCATTCAAGATGTAGTATTTGAAAGATTCCAAAGGCAGGGTGCCGTCTGCGATCCCCGTGACAAACGGATGGTCGAAGCTGGCCTGCCAGGATGCGTCTGCTTTCGCGCGGATCATGTCGCTGAATTTCATGTAAAGATCCCCCTTCCGGTCGATAGAGCTTGCTGATTGAATTCCTTCTATAATAATAAAGCAAATTCCCTTACAATGGAGAGATGAATCGAGGAAAGGATTGTCCGGGCATGCAAAAACAAACAATTTTCACCCCGCTGCGCAGAAAGCCGTTTCGGACGCTGTTCACCGCACAGGTGTTTTCCGACACGGGGAACTGGTTTGACATCATCGCGTTGAACCTGCTCGTCTCCTACCACTGGGGGATGGATATCATCGCCAATGCGGCGATCGACTTGGCGGTGGCGGTGCCCTGGGTGTTTTTAGGACCGCTCTTGGGCGTGTGGGCCGACCGCCTGCCGCGCAAAACGGTGATGCTGATCTGTACGCTGATGAGGATCTTCGTGGTCATCGGCTTTATCTTCGCGCCGAACTTGCCGGTGCTGCTCTCGCTCGTGTTTGCCAAGACGGTGTTTGCCGTGATGTTCGATCCGGCGCGCCAAGGCTTGTTCCGCCAGGTCGTGCCGGAGGGAGAGCTGGCCGAAGCGACCGCGCTCAGCCAGACCTGCGCCAACGCGACCAAGATCTTGGGGCCGGCCATCGGCGGCCTGCTGATGGCGGTGGCGGCGCCGATGTATGTCTTTCTGATCGAAGCGGTGCTGTACAGCATCGCGCTGCTGTTCCTGCTGCGCCTGCCGAAGGTGACGCCGCTTGCCGAAGAAGCGCAGGTCGAAAAGAATTTCTGGCGCGAACTGAAGGAAGGCATCGCGCACATCTCGAAAAAGCGGATCTTGATCGTCGCGATCTCGCTGGCGGCGCTGAACCTCTTTTTTGTCTTCCTCTATGATGCGTTCTACGCGCCGCTGACGATCGCGCTCAATCTGGGGCAGATCGGCTACGGGCTGGTCGTCAGCTCCTTTGGCATCGGGGCGGTCGCCGGGTCGCTGCTCGCCGGGCAGTGGACAAGCTGGAAGCGCAATCCGCTGGTCATGATGTGCTGGTCGCTCTTGGTCGCCGGGGCGATGGTGGTGGTGATCGGGCTTGGCGGCATGAACATCGTGCACGGCGGCATCGTCTTCTGGTGTGCCGTGTGTCTGGTCGTCGGCGCGCTTGGCGCCGGCACATCGGTGCCGTTTGGCTACCTGCTGCAGTCGGAGACGCCGCCGGAGCTGATGGGACGGGTGTTTTCCGTGTCCAATGCGATGCAGGGCGTGATGCTGCTGGCCGCTCCGATGATCGGCGTCGCGTTTGGCCGCGCGCTCGGCATCGGGGCGGTGTTCGCCTTCTCCGGCGTGATGCTCGCGCTGACGGCGATCGTGTATCTGATCTATACGAAGAAGACGAACGTACGCCCCACCGTCTCCTAATGGAAAACCCTGCCGAGACCGGCAGGGTTGTTCTAGTCTTCCGTCTCCATCATCTCGCGCAGCATCGCTTCGACCAGCTCTTTGCGGCGCTCCGTCTCCGCTTTGTCGACGGTGATGCCAAAACGCAACACGTCGCCTTCTGCCGCGCCGTCCGGGAGCAGCGAGCGGGGCAGGTCGAACGTGATGCGCCCTTCGAATTCGATCACCGCATACTCTTCTTCGAAGCGGTCGATGATGCAGAGGCCTTTGCGTTCCTGGTCCATGATCGGACACCTCCGTGAAATTGAGCATAACATGCTCTGAGTGAGAAAGTCGAACCCTTTACATAAAATCCACTAAATATGTTCGTTTTTTAACTTTAGCCAGATCAACAGGTTCCGAACATTGTGTTAGAATTGCGTTAACCGTTGCTGTTTTGTTATGAGTAATTATTTTATTCATCGGAGGTTTTACTGAAAATGACATTTTTCCGTAAGCTGCAACGCTCCCTTCTGATCGCAGTGGCGCTGATTTTGGTGGCCTACGCCGGCGTTAACGTACCGCTTGGCGACCAAGCGTCTGCCGCGACCAACCTGCAAGTGCATTTCATCGATGTCGGTCAGGCCGACTCGTTCCTCGTGCAGCTGCCGAACGGCCAGAACATGGTCATCGACGCCGGCAACAACGCGGACGGCACCGCCGTCGTCAACTACTTGAAAGGCAAAGGCGTCACCCGCGTCGACTACCTCATCGGGACTCATCCGGACGAAGACCACATCGGCGGTCTCGATGACGTGATCAAAAACTTCACCATCGGCAAGCTGTACATGCCGAACATCACGAAGACCACCATCACCTACACCGACGTGATCAACGCGGCGAAAGCGAAAGGCCTCGCGATCACCCAGGCGAAATCGAATACGACGATCCTCAGCACGACGGCTAATTCCTTGACCCTGAAAGCGAACTTTGTCGCGCCGGTCGCCACTTCCTACTCGCTGACCAATGACTACTCGGGCGTCATCCGTCTGACCTACGGTACCACCAACTTCATGTTCTCCGGTGACGCGGAACATAATTCGGAAGCAGATATGGTCGCATCCGGCCAGACCCTGTCTGCCAACATCCTGAAAGTCGGGCATCACGGTTCCCGCACTTCCACCACCGATGCGTACCTGAACAAAGTGAACCCGTCTGTGGCGGTCATCTCCTGCGGCGCCGGCAACTCGTACGGCCACCCGCACGCTGAGACGATCAACAAGTTGAAAGCAAAAGGCATCAAAATCTTCCGCACCGACCAGCAAGGCACGATCATTTTCACCACGACCGGCAGCGGCTGGGTGGTCAACAAAGCGCCTTGGTGGCAATAAGCAACCGACTTTGATGCACGCGGCAACGGCGTGAACAGCAAAACCGTCTCTTTTCCGGGAGACGGTTTTGTTTTGCTTACATAATAAACTGTAGTACAATTGAGAAAAGATTGTGAAAAGAATGCGAAATGAGGGGATGTCTTGAAAACGGCATTGGTCTTTGGCGGCACGAAGTTTTTCGGCAAGCATTTGGTGAAAGGGCTGCTTGCAGACGGGGTGGACGTGACGATCGCCACGCGCGGTCAGACGCCCGATGAGTACGGCGACCGGGTGCAGCGCCTGATCGTAGACCGCGAGAACAAACAGTCGATCCTGGATGCGGTCGGCGATCGCAGCTATGATGTCGTCTTCGATAATATCTGCTATTCGTCGAACGATGCGCAAGCGGCGGTGGAAGTGTTTGCCGGCAAGGTCGGGCGCTATGTGTTCACCTCGACATTGTCGGTGTATGATCTGTCGGAAACGGCGCATGACGAAGCTGATTTTAATGCCCGGGAGCTGGAGATCAAGTGGGGCTATAAAGATGTGTTCACCTACCAGGAAGGCAAGCAGCAGGCGGAAGCGGTCTTTTTCCAGCAAGCCCCGTTCCCGGTGGTGGCGGTACGATTCCCGGTGGTGATGGGGACTGACGATTACACCAAACGGTTGCATTGGCATGTCGACCGCGTCAAAGCGGGCTTGCCGATCGGCATGCCGAATCCCGAGTCGCGCCAAGGATTTATTCACTCGGCAGAAGCGGGGCAGTTCTTGCGCTGGGCGGCGACGGCAGACATCACAGGCGAAGTGAATGCGGCGGCCAGCGGCACGGTCACCTTGCGCGAGATGATCGGCATGATCGAGCAGGCGACCGGCCAACAGGCAAAGATCGTCGCGGAGTTCGAAAAAGAGGAGCGTTCGCCGTTTGGACCACCCGGTTCCTACTTCATGAGCCTGCAAAAAGCGGAAGCGGCCGGGTATGAATTTACGAAGTTGCACGACTGGCTGCCGAAGTTGATCGCGGAGTTGGTTTAAGTTTGTTGCTTGATCGAGTCACGGAAAAGACGACAGCAGAGTGCTGTCGTCTTTTTGGGTTGCAAAATCGACAGGCGGGGCGTATATTTTGAGTAATGACTCACTCATTGAGTAAGCACTCAATCATGGAGGTTGGCATGAGCGAAGAGAAGTTGAATTTTGACAAGATCGAAGAGGAGCTGACGGAGAAGCACTGGCAGATTCTCGAAGCGGCGATGAAAGTTTTTTCCGAAAAAGGGTTCAGTGCGGCGCGGACGTCAGAAGTGGCGAAGGAAGCCGGGGTGTCGGAAGGGACGATTTTTAATTATTTCAAGACCAAGAAGGACTTGCTGACTTCGATGGTGATCCCGCTGGTCGTCCGTTTTTTCCGGCCGTTGATCCTGCTGTCGGTGGAGAAGATTTTCAAAACGCGCAAGGAGCGGCCGGTGGAAGATGTGCTGCTCGACGTGATGCGGGACCGTGTGCAGTTGGTGGAGAAGAACTTGCCGCTGATCAAGACGGTGGCGGCAGAAGCGGCATTTCATCCGGAGCTGCTGCGCCCTGTACGGGAGGAACTGGCCCCGAAGCTGGTCGAAGTGGCATCGAAGTTTTTTCAGGAAGAAGTGGAGAAGGGGACGTTTCGCGACATCGACCCGGTGCTGGCGCTGCGCGGACTGATGAGCCTGTTGGGCGGGTATGTGCTGATGAAAAACATCGCCCCGGAGGCGCTGCAGATCGAGGATGAAGAGACGGAGCTGCGGAAATTGCTCGATCTCTATCTGCACGGGGTGCTGAACAAACGCGAGTAGGGAAAGGCAGGCGAAGAAGATGGCGAGCAAGTTGGAGCAAGAGCGGAAACAGGGTGGAGCGCAGGACCCGGTGGTGGAAGTGCGCCGACTGGTGCAAACGTTTGGCAAGCGCGTCGTGCTCGATGATGTGTCGTTTGCGATCGGGCGGGGAGAGATTCTCGGGCTGCTCGGGCCGTCGGGGTCGGGCAAAACAACGCTGGTCAAGACGATCGCGGCGGTCGGCGAGTATTCGGGCGGTGAAGTGCGGGTGCTGGGACGGAAGATGCCCGATTACGGCACGATTGCCCGGATCGGCTATATGGCGCAGGCGGATGCGCTGTATCACGACCTGACCGGGTATGACAATCTGGTGTTTTTCGCTGAGCTGTTTGGCGTGCGCGGGGCGAAGCGGAAAGCGCGGATCGAAGCGATGCTTGAGCTGGTGCAGTTGAGCGAACATGCGAAGCGGCCGGTGCAGACCTATTCGGGCGGCATGAAGCGGCGGCTGTCGCTGGCGGTGGCGCTGCTGCATGAGCCGGAGATCTTGATTCTGGATGAGCCGACAGTGGGGATCGATCCGGTGCTGCGCCAAGACTTCTGGCGGGAGTTCCTGCGCTTGAAAGAGCAGGGCGTGTCGATTCTGATCACGACGCACGTGATGGATGAAGCGGAGCAGTGCGACCGCCTGGGGCTGATCCGCGAAGGGAAGCTGATCGCGCAGGGGACGCCGGCTCGGTTGAAAGAAGTGACAGGGACGGCGACGATCGAAGCGGCGTTTCTGCGCTATGGAGGTGTGCAGGCATGAGAATCTGGGCGCTGACCAAGCGGCTGATGAAGCAGGTGATCCGGGATCGGCGTTCGGTGGCGATGCTGTTTCTGGCGCCGCTGTTCGTCTTGTGGCTGTTGTCGATCGTGCTGACCACGTCGACGACCCAGTCCGATCTCGATGCGGTAGATCTGCCCGGTGTATTGGTTGAGCAGTTGAAGCAGACCGATGCGAGCGTAACGGAAGTGTCGCTGGCGGACGCTGAAATGCGTTTGCAAAACGGCGAGTCGGACGGCTACCTGACTTTGGAGGAGGGCCATGTCCGCGTTGTGCTGGAAGGGTCTGATCCTGCGGTGAATGGTGCGGTGCAGCAAGCCGTCCAAGAGGCGATGAAAGGACTTGCCGATGGCAAGAGCACGGGAGCCGGTGCGTCGGGAGTGACGAACGTGCCAGGGACACCGTCTACATCGGGAGCGGGTGTTCCGATGGGGATGGAGGTGGAGTTTCTGCATGGGGGCAAGAGTCTGACGAAGCTGGATTATTTGGCCCCGGTGCTGATCGGATTCTTTATTTTCTTTTTCGTGTTCCTGATCTCCGGGGTGTCGTTCCTGCGTGAGCGAACAGGGGGGACGCTGGAGCGGGTGCTGGCGACGCCGATCAAGCGGTATGAGATCGTGTTGGGCTACTTTTTCGGCTTTGGCGTGTTTGCCGTGCTGCAGACGGCGCTGGTGCAATGGTTTGCCCTGAACGTGCTCGGTGTGCAGTCGGTCGGATCGTTCGGCAGTGTGCTTGTGATCAACATCCTGCTGGCCACCGTCGCCTTGTCGCTCGGGACGCTTTTGTCCGCCTATGCGCGCAACGAGTTTCAGATGGTGCAGTTCATCCCCCTCGTCGTCGTGCCGCAGATCTTCATGAGCGGCCTGTTCGATCTGCGCAACATGCCAGACTGGCTGATGACGCTCTCCCAGGCCCTTCCGCTGACCCACGCCGCCGAAGCGCTGCGCGGCGTGATGATCCGCGGCGAGGGTCTCAGCGACATCCAAGTCGCCCTGTGGGTGCTGGCCGGCTACTGCCTGCTGTTCCTCACCCTGAACATCCTCGCCTTGCGCAGGTACCGAAAAGTATAGAAGTGAGCCGATTTTCTTGATGTAAGTTCCCAGACCCTAAACGCCTCGTTCCTTTCATGGACCGCGGCGTTTATTTTTTACAATACAGGGAAATAATTCTTAAATTTTAGGCGGTATTCAATATCATTTATTTACGAAAATATCACCCAATTTCTTCAGTTTGGTGTTAAAATAAGAGCGTATCTTATCTTTACCTAACCCCTATGGAGGTGTACTTATTTTGAAACTCAAAGGCAAAGCGTTCAAAGTCTTGCTGGCGATGACGCTGGCTCTGCCTTTGTCGCTGCCGTTTGGCGGCGGACAAGCAGTGCAGGCAGAAGGTCCGAACGATCCGGCTCCGGAAATCACGGCAAAAGTGGCGAACGGCAACTATGGCAAAAAAGTGCTGTTCGACAACACGCACGGTCAAACGGCAGGTGCGGCAGACTGGGTCATCAACGGCGCCTTTTCCGATTTTGGCAATGCGCTGGCGAATGACGGTTTCTATGTAAAAGAACTTCGCAAATCGACACCGATTACACTGACCGATCTCTCCGGTTATGATGTATTTGTGATCGGGGAAGCGAACATCCCTTATAAAGCTACGGAACAGTCCGCAATGCTGCAATACGTGCAAAACGGCGGCGCGATCTTCTTTATCGGCGACCACTACAACGCCGACCGCAACAAAAACCGCTGGGACGCCAACGAAGTGTTCAACGGCTACCGTCGCGGCGCATGGACCAACCCGGCGAAAGGCATGTCGGCTGAAGAAGCAGCATCTACCGCGATGCAAGGCGTTACCTCTTCCGACTGGCTCGGCCAAAACTTCGGCATCCGCTTCCGCTACAACGCGCTCGGCGACATCACGGCGAACAACATCGTGCCGTCCGCGCAGGCGTTTGGCATCACCGCAGGCGTCTCCACCGTCGCGATGCACGCAGGCGCCACCCTGGCGGTCCTCGACCCGAACAAGGCGAAAGGCATCGTCTACCTGCCGACGACCACCTCGAAATGGGCAAGCGCCGTTGACCAAGGCAACTACAACGGCGGCGGCGTCGCAGAAGGCCCGTATGCGGCCGTTTCCAAAGTCGGCCTCGGCAAAGCAGCGTTCATCGGCGACTCCTCGCCGGTAGAAGACGCGACTCCGCGCTACCTGCGCGAAGAAACCGGCACGTCGAAGACCACCTATGCCGGCTGGTCGGAGCAAAACGATGCGACCCTGATGGTCAACATCATCAACTGGCTCTCGAAAAAGGAAAGCTACACCGCACTGAACCAAGTGTCCGGCCTGACCCTCGACACGCCGACCGCGCTGTTGGCGATGGAAACGCCGTCCACTTCGACCGAACCGCAGCCGGAACCGTGGGCTGCACCGGCGACCGGCTACAAGTGGTGGGATCCGACCACCTTTAAGGCTGGTTCCTATGGCGCAGGCTCCACGACGCCGCCGGCTACCGGCTTCTCCTTCGTGCACCAGTCGATCCTCCCGAACTCGGGCTCGACTTTCCAAGTGAAAGTCGTGGCGGATGGTCTGGCGGCGAACACGACGGTCAGCACCTACAACATCGGGGTGTACACGTCCAGCGGCACGCAAGTTGCGATCACTCAAAACAGCAACGGCACCTGGCCGACCACCTATGGCTACAGCGCCAACTTCTCGATGACCTCCGACAGCACCGGCCATGCGGAGAAGATCCTCAACATGCGCATCAAAGCCGGCACCACCGGTGCAGCGAGCTTGCGCCTGCGTGATGGCAGCACCAACAAATATACCGAAGCGGTCACCCTCGGCAACGTGGCGGTTGAACCGCTGCCGTAAGTGTAAATGTT of the Tumebacillus sp. BK434 genome contains:
- a CDS encoding DUF3006 domain-containing protein, which codes for MDQERKGLCIIDRFEEEYAVIEFEGRITFDLPRSLLPDGAAEGDVLRFGITVDKAETERRKELVEAMLREMMETED
- a CDS encoding ABC transporter permease, which codes for MRIWALTKRLMKQVIRDRRSVAMLFLAPLFVLWLLSIVLTTSTTQSDLDAVDLPGVLVEQLKQTDASVTEVSLADAEMRLQNGESDGYLTLEEGHVRVVLEGSDPAVNGAVQQAVQEAMKGLADGKSTGAGASGVTNVPGTPSTSGAGVPMGMEVEFLHGGKSLTKLDYLAPVLIGFFIFFFVFLISGVSFLRERTGGTLERVLATPIKRYEIVLGYFFGFGVFAVLQTALVQWFALNVLGVQSVGSFGSVLVINILLATVALSLGTLLSAYARNEFQMVQFIPLVVVPQIFMSGLFDLRNMPDWLMTLSQALPLTHAAEALRGVMIRGEGLSDIQVALWVLAGYCLLFLTLNILALRRYRKV
- a CDS encoding DNA-binding protein, coding for MTLALPLSLPFGGGQAVQAEGPNDPAPEITAKVANGNYGKKVLFDNTHGQTAGAADWVINGAFSDFGNALANDGFYVKELRKSTPITLTDLSGYDVFVIGEANIPYKATEQSAMLQYVQNGGAIFFIGDHYNADRNKNRWDANEVFNGYRRGAWTNPAKGMSAEEAASTAMQGVTSSDWLGQNFGIRFRYNALGDITANNIVPSAQAFGITAGVSTVAMHAGATLAVLDPNKAKGIVYLPTTTSKWASAVDQGNYNGGGVAEGPYAAVSKVGLGKAAFIGDSSPVEDATPRYLREETGTSKTTYAGWSEQNDATLMVNIINWLSKKESYTALNQVSGLTLDTPTALLAMETPSTSTEPQPEPWAAPATGYKWWDPTTFKAGSYGAGSTTPPATGFSFVHQSILPNSGSTFQVKVVADGLAANTTVSTYNIGVYTSSGTQVAITQNSNGTWPTTYGYSANFSMTSDSTGHAEKILNMRIKAGTTGAASLRLRDGSTNKYTEAVTLGNVAVEPLP
- a CDS encoding ABC transporter ATP-binding protein, which codes for MASKLEQERKQGGAQDPVVEVRRLVQTFGKRVVLDDVSFAIGRGEILGLLGPSGSGKTTLVKTIAAVGEYSGGEVRVLGRKMPDYGTIARIGYMAQADALYHDLTGYDNLVFFAELFGVRGAKRKARIEAMLELVQLSEHAKRPVQTYSGGMKRRLSLAVALLHEPEILILDEPTVGIDPVLRQDFWREFLRLKEQGVSILITTHVMDEAEQCDRLGLIREGKLIAQGTPARLKEVTGTATIEAAFLRYGGVQA
- a CDS encoding ComEC/Rec2 family competence protein, translating into MTFFRKLQRSLLIAVALILVAYAGVNVPLGDQASAATNLQVHFIDVGQADSFLVQLPNGQNMVIDAGNNADGTAVVNYLKGKGVTRVDYLIGTHPDEDHIGGLDDVIKNFTIGKLYMPNITKTTITYTDVINAAKAKGLAITQAKSNTTILSTTANSLTLKANFVAPVATSYSLTNDYSGVIRLTYGTTNFMFSGDAEHNSEADMVASGQTLSANILKVGHHGSRTSTTDAYLNKVNPSVAVISCGAGNSYGHPHAETINKLKAKGIKIFRTDQQGTIIFTTTGSGWVVNKAPWWQ
- a CDS encoding TetR/AcrR family transcriptional regulator; this translates as MSEEKLNFDKIEEELTEKHWQILEAAMKVFSEKGFSAARTSEVAKEAGVSEGTIFNYFKTKKDLLTSMVIPLVVRFFRPLILLSVEKIFKTRKERPVEDVLLDVMRDRVQLVEKNLPLIKTVAAEAAFHPELLRPVREELAPKLVEVASKFFQEEVEKGTFRDIDPVLALRGLMSLLGGYVLMKNIAPEALQIEDEETELRKLLDLYLHGVLNKRE
- a CDS encoding MFS transporter; translated protein: MQKQTIFTPLRRKPFRTLFTAQVFSDTGNWFDIIALNLLVSYHWGMDIIANAAIDLAVAVPWVFLGPLLGVWADRLPRKTVMLICTLMRIFVVIGFIFAPNLPVLLSLVFAKTVFAVMFDPARQGLFRQVVPEGELAEATALSQTCANATKILGPAIGGLLMAVAAPMYVFLIEAVLYSIALLFLLRLPKVTPLAEEAQVEKNFWRELKEGIAHISKKRILIVAISLAALNLFFVFLYDAFYAPLTIALNLGQIGYGLVVSSFGIGAVAGSLLAGQWTSWKRNPLVMMCWSLLVAGAMVVVIGLGGMNIVHGGIVFWCAVCLVVGALGAGTSVPFGYLLQSETPPELMGRVFSVSNAMQGVMLLAAPMIGVAFGRALGIGAVFAFSGVMLALTAIVYLIYTKKTNVRPTVS
- a CDS encoding NAD-dependent epimerase/dehydratase family protein, with the protein product MKTALVFGGTKFFGKHLVKGLLADGVDVTIATRGQTPDEYGDRVQRLIVDRENKQSILDAVGDRSYDVVFDNICYSSNDAQAAVEVFAGKVGRYVFTSTLSVYDLSETAHDEADFNARELEIKWGYKDVFTYQEGKQQAEAVFFQQAPFPVVAVRFPVVMGTDDYTKRLHWHVDRVKAGLPIGMPNPESRQGFIHSAEAGQFLRWAATADITGEVNAAASGTVTLREMIGMIEQATGQQAKIVAEFEKEERSPFGPPGSYFMSLQKAEAAGYEFTKLHDWLPKLIAELV
- the tenA gene encoding thiaminase II: MKFSDMIRAKADASWQASFDHPFVTGIADGTLPLESFKYYILNDSYYLSVFAKVQALGAAKAADLYTSSRMAAHAQGTYEAELSLHENFSKRLGISPEDHATFEPSPTAYAYTTHLLAVGHTGTLGEIIAALLPCYWLYAEIGHRLQGSKPAQEIYQEWISAYGGDWFDTLVREQIDRLDRLAEQASPEERLRMERHFLISSQYELSFWGMAYALEKWQAPVMEVQ